A stretch of Rhododendron vialii isolate Sample 1 chromosome 4a, ASM3025357v1 DNA encodes these proteins:
- the LOC131322826 gene encoding F-box protein At2g39490-like isoform X1: MKRSQPSTTFQFQKKPKGYFSFLNHFSYHSKLLNTTESMEEERIETTMRNLPPEILRQIVSLIPLKEAVRTSTLSTSWKTLWTPFQVEFDSDPNQITGDTDDEASKKINQFVGLLSKSSSSPELWRFSLQTEKTQKPLFFSAAKGGGGGGRGEELHLDFLAKENEIQRNFNLVYDPTPRISNLSSIKTLHLVSVNKIAGDLVSTLFSSCRFLESLKLEKCSGIQSIDIKASASLKSFEVVGCEDLESIAISAPNLKSLWYRGALPLIQINGCLNLVDVVLDLREGFDRSEFDCEDVLNLLSSLKDVESLKISGWLLEWLCAAGVVFGRLQFRFNKLKELSWFDALMNQTKRDSLACFLHMLPYLEKLFVKIDQNLSSIPCPYFHQYWHEPHLWMDYETVTSHACQLQHLKLIQLEGFTNEEDDQLMMLMNLLLRQSVALKSMTVISPEKESRRVTKVPKSQLKQTSACNPKRIVFSSPNEDYFFGLIEDGNNFLWL, encoded by the exons ATGAAGAGATCACAACCAAGTACCACTTTTCagttccaaaaaaaaccaaagggctacttttcatttctcaatcaTTTTTCATATCACTCTAAACTTTTGAACACCACAGAATCCATGGAGGAGGAGAGGATTGAAACGACAATGCGCAACTTACCCCCTGAAATCCTTCGCCAAATCGTTTCATTAATCCCATTGAAAGAGGCTGTAAGAACCAGCACTCTCTCCACCTCATGGAAAACCCTCTGGACTCCATTCCAAGTCGAATTCGACTCCGACCCGAATCAAATTACCGGTGATACCGACGATGAAGCAAGCAAGAAGATAAATCAATTCGTGGGTTTGCTCTCGAAATCCTCCAGTTCTCCAGAGCTTTGgagattttctctccaaacgGAGAAGACACAGAAACCTCTGTTTTTCTCAGCTGccaagggaggaggaggaggaggacgaggagaaGAGCTGCATCTTGATTTCcttgcaaaagaaaatgaaattcagCGTAATTTCAACTTGGTTTACGACCCGACTCCTCGAATCTCCAATCTGTCTTCGATAAAGACTCTGCATCTGGTTTCTGTCAACAAAATTGCCGGGGACTTGGTTTCGACTCTGTTTTCCAGCTGCCGGTTTCTCGAAAGCTTGAAGCTTGAGAAATGCAGTGGGATTCAGAGCATCGATATCAAAGCAAGTGCCTCTCTCAAGAGTTTTGAAGTGGTGGGTTGTGAAGACTTGGAAAGTATCGCGATTTCTGCACCGAATTTGAAGTCGTTGTGGTACAGAGGAGCACTTCCTCTGATTCAGATAAATGGATGTCTGAATTTGGTTGATGTGGTGCTTGATTTGAGAGAAGGTTTTGACAGAAGTGAATTTGATTGTGAGGATGTTTTGAATCTTCTTTCCTCTCTCAAGGATGTTGAGAGTTTGAAGATTAGTGGGTGGCTTCTTGag TGGTTGTGTGCAGCAGGGGTGGTTTTCGGAAGGCTTCAGTTCAGATTCAACAAGTTGAAGGAATTAAGCTGGTTTGATGCTTTGATGAACCAGACAAAGAGGGATTCATTGGCTTGCTTCTTGCACATGTTACCTTACTTGGAAAAATTGTTCGTCAAG ATTGATCAAAATTTGAGCTCCATCCCCTGCCCATATTTCCACCAATACTGGCACGAGCCTCACTTGTGGATGGACTACGAAACAGTGACGTCGCATGCTTGTCAACTTCAACATCTGAAACTCATTCAATTGGAAGGTTTTACAAATGAAGAGGATGATCAGTTGATGATGCTAATGAATCTTTTACTGAGGCAGTCAGTTGCTCTTAAATCCATGACTGTAATATCACCGGAAAAAGAGTCACGCAGAGTCACGAAAGTACCGAAGAGTCAGTTAAAGCAGACATCTGCGTGCAATCCGAAGCGGATAGTTTTTTCTTCTCCGAACGAGGACTActtttttggattaatcgaAGACGGAAATAATTTCCTTTGGTTGTAA
- the LOC131322826 gene encoding F-box protein At2g39490-like isoform X2 encodes MEEERIETTMRNLPPEILRQIVSLIPLKEAVRTSTLSTSWKTLWTPFQVEFDSDPNQITGDTDDEASKKINQFVGLLSKSSSSPELWRFSLQTEKTQKPLFFSAAKGGGGGGRGEELHLDFLAKENEIQRNFNLVYDPTPRISNLSSIKTLHLVSVNKIAGDLVSTLFSSCRFLESLKLEKCSGIQSIDIKASASLKSFEVVGCEDLESIAISAPNLKSLWYRGALPLIQINGCLNLVDVVLDLREGFDRSEFDCEDVLNLLSSLKDVESLKISGWLLEWLCAAGVVFGRLQFRFNKLKELSWFDALMNQTKRDSLACFLHMLPYLEKLFVKIDQNLSSIPCPYFHQYWHEPHLWMDYETVTSHACQLQHLKLIQLEGFTNEEDDQLMMLMNLLLRQSVALKSMTVISPEKESRRVTKVPKSQLKQTSACNPKRIVFSSPNEDYFFGLIEDGNNFLWL; translated from the exons ATGGAGGAGGAGAGGATTGAAACGACAATGCGCAACTTACCCCCTGAAATCCTTCGCCAAATCGTTTCATTAATCCCATTGAAAGAGGCTGTAAGAACCAGCACTCTCTCCACCTCATGGAAAACCCTCTGGACTCCATTCCAAGTCGAATTCGACTCCGACCCGAATCAAATTACCGGTGATACCGACGATGAAGCAAGCAAGAAGATAAATCAATTCGTGGGTTTGCTCTCGAAATCCTCCAGTTCTCCAGAGCTTTGgagattttctctccaaacgGAGAAGACACAGAAACCTCTGTTTTTCTCAGCTGccaagggaggaggaggaggaggacgaggagaaGAGCTGCATCTTGATTTCcttgcaaaagaaaatgaaattcagCGTAATTTCAACTTGGTTTACGACCCGACTCCTCGAATCTCCAATCTGTCTTCGATAAAGACTCTGCATCTGGTTTCTGTCAACAAAATTGCCGGGGACTTGGTTTCGACTCTGTTTTCCAGCTGCCGGTTTCTCGAAAGCTTGAAGCTTGAGAAATGCAGTGGGATTCAGAGCATCGATATCAAAGCAAGTGCCTCTCTCAAGAGTTTTGAAGTGGTGGGTTGTGAAGACTTGGAAAGTATCGCGATTTCTGCACCGAATTTGAAGTCGTTGTGGTACAGAGGAGCACTTCCTCTGATTCAGATAAATGGATGTCTGAATTTGGTTGATGTGGTGCTTGATTTGAGAGAAGGTTTTGACAGAAGTGAATTTGATTGTGAGGATGTTTTGAATCTTCTTTCCTCTCTCAAGGATGTTGAGAGTTTGAAGATTAGTGGGTGGCTTCTTGag TGGTTGTGTGCAGCAGGGGTGGTTTTCGGAAGGCTTCAGTTCAGATTCAACAAGTTGAAGGAATTAAGCTGGTTTGATGCTTTGATGAACCAGACAAAGAGGGATTCATTGGCTTGCTTCTTGCACATGTTACCTTACTTGGAAAAATTGTTCGTCAAG ATTGATCAAAATTTGAGCTCCATCCCCTGCCCATATTTCCACCAATACTGGCACGAGCCTCACTTGTGGATGGACTACGAAACAGTGACGTCGCATGCTTGTCAACTTCAACATCTGAAACTCATTCAATTGGAAGGTTTTACAAATGAAGAGGATGATCAGTTGATGATGCTAATGAATCTTTTACTGAGGCAGTCAGTTGCTCTTAAATCCATGACTGTAATATCACCGGAAAAAGAGTCACGCAGAGTCACGAAAGTACCGAAGAGTCAGTTAAAGCAGACATCTGCGTGCAATCCGAAGCGGATAGTTTTTTCTTCTCCGAACGAGGACTActtttttggattaatcgaAGACGGAAATAATTTCCTTTGGTTGTAA